One stretch of Eretmochelys imbricata isolate rEreImb1 chromosome 1, rEreImb1.hap1, whole genome shotgun sequence DNA includes these proteins:
- the LOC144259437 gene encoding matrix Gla protein-like, producing the protein MRTLIVLTLLAVLMVAAFCYESYESMESHEFVNPFINRRYANDFMRPQPRRNLMVQERIRERYKTPQERQREICEDYNPCERYAMRHGYIAAYKRYFGQRRGKSE; encoded by the exons ATGCGGACCCTCATCGTCCTCACACTCCTGGCTGTTTTGATGGTGGCAGCTTTCTGCTATG AGTCCTATGAGAGTATGGAATCCCACGAGTTTGTCA ATCCCTTCATTAACAGACGATATGCCAACGACTTCATGAGACCTCAGCCAAGACGAAACCTCATGGTGCAGGAGAG GATCAGAGAACGCTATAAGACCCCCCAGGAACGCCAGCGAGAGATCTGCGAGGATTACAATCCCTGTGAGCGCTACGCCATGCGCCATGGCTACATCGCTGCCTATAAGCGCTACTTTGGGCAGCGGAGGGGCAAGTCTGAGTAA